From the genome of Arvicanthis niloticus isolate mArvNil1 chromosome Y unlocalized genomic scaffold, mArvNil1.pat.X SUPER_Y_unloc_5, whole genome shotgun sequence, one region includes:
- the LOC143433955 gene encoding LOW QUALITY PROTEIN: uncharacterized protein LOC143433955 (The sequence of the model RefSeq protein was modified relative to this genomic sequence to represent the inferred CDS: substituted 1 base at 1 genomic stop codon): protein MAADLICGTSNPCQRITHEDLRNLLKRIQKLKNRIQKLMNRLGYESSRKRPREQPVIASLSSQRGMFNVQTSYEQNTVPVFNTYEEYHKTVLQSFENISIVLNIEGKVVFVSQNVTPLLGYRPEDIIGTSLLNLVHDEQKDDISEKIILNLPLANIVGSLIEFCCYIRKRNVGQSGQDTYCYRAMYQGKYIYEYVKFILYLQDSYDESFVFFGNYGPNSRKIWSSSPRLLWEEKYYVVGNITVLHTPDESAQPVNIQTNGVVDDSVDDSTIQHHRFRKRHRRNEMQADAQAEVVNVEECPEAGTEVEIVEVQAATQRLPFELVQVRTSSHSSITPVLSAATSISAGMRTSTSSSSIDISSTTPVSSPTNGQGYVIDPKYMLEPQDREFEVGPEFLLNDNQDAQASPEQGECTEEDVKKPLVEAKISNPKEHVIDEYSARHDAYSDDDFYIITEDTEDKKDPKFQEVVVGQEQGHQKAPEAAPSCPTTPLQAVRPEAVVEPTVRTDLQVHDAEPRRTYQYQCPLFGERFAQLCGRXVMMTEVYDLNISRSFHDEQPSYPDIEEEV from the exons atggctgcagacctgATTTG TGGTACGTCTAATCCATGCCAGAGGATAACTCATGAAGATCTACGCAATTTGCTGAAGAGAATTCAGAAACTGAAGAATAGAATTCAGAAACTGATGAACAGACTTGGATATGAATCATCTAGAAAGAGACCTAGAGAACAGCCTGTTattgcctctctgtcttctcaaagaG GAATGTTCAATGTACAAACAAGTTATGAACAAAACACAGTTCCTGTTTTTAATACCTATGAAGAATACCATAAGACGGTTCTTCAG tcttttgaaaatatttcaattgtacTGAACATAGAAGGAAAAGTTGTTTTTGTATCCCAGAATGTGACACCTCTTCTTGGCTATCGTCCA GAAGATATTATTGGGACGAGTCTGTTAAATCTTGTTCATGATGAACAAAAGGATGACATATCTGAGAAGATCATTCTTAATCTTCCATTGGCaaatatag TGGGAAGCCTAATCGAATTTTGCTGTTATATAAGAAAACGAAATGTAGGTCAGAGTGGCCAGGACACATATTGTTACAGGGCCATGTACCaagggaaatatatatatgagtatgtgaaaTTCATCTTGTACCTACAGGATTCTTATGATG AGTCATTTGTATTTTTCGGAAACTATGGTCCTAATAGTAGAAAGATTTGGTCTTCTTCTCCAAGGCTGTTATGGGAGGAAAAGTACTATGTTGTGGGAAACATTACTGTTCTACATACGCCGGATGAGTCA GCACAACCAGTTAACATTCAAACAAATGGTGTAGTTGATGATTCCGTTGATGACAGTACTATACAACACCATAG GTTTCGAAAACGCCACCGTAGGAACGAAATGCAAGCAGATGCTCAGGCTGAAGTTGTGAATGTGGAGGAGTGTCCTGAAGCAGGCACAGAA GTTGAGATTGTAGAAGTTCAAGCAGCCACTCAGCGATTGCCATTTGAATTAGTTCAGGTCCGGACATCCTCTCACTCAAGCATAACCCCAGTCTTAAGTGCAGCCACAAGCATAAGCGCTGGCATGAGGACAAGCACAAGTTCTTCATCTATAGATATTTCATCAACAACACCAGTATCAT CCCCTACAAATGGACAGGGGTATGTGATAGATCCAAAATATATGCTAGAGCCCCAAGACAGAGAATTTGAAGTAGGTCCAGAGTTCCTCCTAAATGACAACCAAGATGCACAGGCCTCTCCAGAACAAGGAGAATGCActgaagaggatgtgaagaaacccTTGGTAGAGGCAAAGATATCCAATCCTAAGGAACATGTAATTGATGAATATTCTGCACGTCATGATGCTTATTCAGATGATGATTTCTATATAATAACAGAAGATACAGAAGACAAAAAAGACCCTAAGTTCCAAGAAGTCGTTGTGGgtcaagaacaaggacatcagaaGGCACCTGAGGCTGCCCCATCTTGTCCAACCACACCATTACAGGCTGTGCGCCCAGAAGCTGTGGTAGAACCCACAGTACGCACAGATTTGCAGGTCCATGATGCTGAG CCAAGGAGAACTTATCAATACCAGTGTCCACTTTTTGGGGAAAGGTTTGCTCAACTCTGTGGCCGATGAGTGATGATGACAGAGGTCTATGATTTGAATATAAGTAgatccttccatgatgaacaaccTTCTTACCCAGATATTGAAGAGGAGGTATAG